One genomic window of Gossypium hirsutum isolate 1008001.06 chromosome D11, Gossypium_hirsutum_v2.1, whole genome shotgun sequence includes the following:
- the LOC121223781 gene encoding uncharacterized protein isoform X2 — translation MFFVGSFPSLVLNQLSFLNKQSFLGSSYLLGLLDIRLQGPMAHNDQGEDDKRIRVRGQGRGRGRPRKRKQPEASHFSTSTLPTDYNNTSNSWSKNYRYGTTFLGAPSLANQLSFKTACTICKEEMDSPMICINTDFLCPSCNHCFLASIKSSVSQNPQPKVPPPLSSTIFRSQFLEIMNHPYSTDLPVYSLYDQYKLALKDPRFFRIMLDLVSIIKNKPLPVPIFQGKELNLHPIFVQVTCRGGIRKVVLERRMQELCAALAANLSAGVLYKMYMKWLYDLESWFFDSPHSEYLQTSSTSFARGHLMQGLLGGQPSSQRIQASAPYRNPASVNTNRQSTSLQAGFDFGLTCHLNSSSSRPCPMPGVIGGQPSSSNLDSAVANNNRLWITEPSAYDYDSDFEYNLDFDFASPDHPFSSLPKPHPIQGLIGGQPSEQGHTSLADLNSAIANDQITFIDDGTTSRDFADNTQDFSPADEQSSYVSSDWVPIEWEVQPEVPVPDVYSTGIHGSTPGIDPSHNERNMVGSTESRDGNYEKGASSTGTVTSISAEQQPSNDRKPEIPNKETPPTYVPTRPGQEKTANQSVRLQPS, via the exons ATGTTCTTTGTTGGATCTTTTCCTTCTCTAGTTCTAAATCAACTAAGTTTCTTGAATAAGCAATCGTTTCTGGGTTCTTCTTATTTGCTTGGTTTATTGGACATAAGATTACAAGGACCAATGGCTCACAATGATCAAGGTGAAGATGATAAACGAATCAGAGTCCGAGGCCAAGGTCGAGGTCGAGGTCGCCCACGCAAAAGGAAGCAACCTGAAGCATCTCACTTTTCAACGTCTACTCTACCAACAGACTATAACAATACGTCCAATTCTTGGAGTAAGAATTATCGTTATGGAACAACCTTTCTTGGTGCCCCCTCTTTGGCAAACCAACTGTCATTTAAGACTGCTTGCACTATATGCAAGGAGGAGATGGACTCTCCTATGATTTGCATCAACACTGATTTTCTATGCCCTTCCTGCAATCACTGCTTTTTGGCTTCAATCAAATCTTCAGTTTCGCAAAATCCACAACCAAAGGTTCCGCCACCTCTCTCTTCAACTATCTTCCGAAGCCAATTTCTTGAAATAATGAATCATCCCTACAGCACAGATTTACCGGTGTACAGTTTATATGATCAATATAAACTTGCACTGAAAGATCCACGTTTCTTCCGTATCATGCTGGACCTTGTATCTATTATAAAAAACAAACCTCTCCC AGTTCCTATATTCCAGGGAAAGGAACTCAACTTGCATCCGATTTTCGTCCAAGTTACTTGTCGAGGTGGCATACGTAAG GTTGTTCTGGAACGAAGAATGCAAGAATTGTGCGCTGCACTTGCTGCAAATTTAAGTGCTGGGGTcttatataaaatgtatatgaaatggttgtatGACTTGGAATCCTGGTTCTTTGATTCCCCTCATAGTGAGTATTTACAAACTTCTTCAACTTCATTTGCAAGAGGACATCTCATGCAAGGGTTACTAGGAGGACAACCATCATCACAACGAATACAAGCATCAGCTCCATATAGAAATCCAGCATCAGTGAATACCAATAGGCAGTCGACTAGCTTGCAGGCTGGTTTCGACTTCGGTTTGACATGCCATCTGAATAGTTCATCTTCCAGACCATGTCCAATGCCAGGGGTGATAGGAGGACAACCATCATCTTCAAATTTGGATTCAGCAGTAGCAAATAACAATCGGCTCTGGATTACTGAACCCTCCGCCTATGATTACGACTCTGATTTCGAGTacaatttggattttgatttcgCTTCACCAGATCATCCTTTCAGTTCTCTTCCCAAACCACATCCGATACAAGGATTGATAGGAGGACAACCATCAGAACAAGGTCATACATCATTAGCAGATCTCAATTCAGCAATTGCCAATGATCAGATAACTTTCATTGATGATG GTACTACATCTCGAGACTTTGCAGACAATACTCAAGACTTTTCCCCTGCTG ATGAGCAAAGTTCATATGTGAGCTCGGATTGGGTTCCAATTGAATGGGAAGTTCAGCCTGAGGTCCCAGTCCCAGATGTATATTCCACAGGTATCCATGGGAGCACCCCAGGCATTG ATCCATCTCATAATGAGCggaatatggtgggatcaaccgAAAGCAGGGATGGCAACTATGAGAAAGGAGCTTCATCAACAGGTACTGTCACCAGCATCAGCGCTGAACAGCAGCCAAGTAATGACAGAAAACCAGAAATTCCCAACAAGGAAACTCCTCCGACGTATGTTCCTACCCGACCTGGACAAGAAAAGACGGCAAACCAGAGTGTGAGATTACAACCTTCATAG
- the LOC121223781 gene encoding uncharacterized protein isoform X3 has product MFFVGSFPSLVLNQLSFLNKQSFLGSSYLLGLLDIRLQGPMAHNDQGEDDKRIRVRGQGRGRGRPRKRKQPEASHFSTSTLPTDYNNTSNSWSKNYRYGTTFLGAPSLANQLSFKTACTICKEEMDSPMICINTDFLCPSCNHCFLASIKSSVSQNPQPKVPPPLSSTIFRSQFLEIMNHPYSTDLPVYSLYDQYKLALKDPRFFRIMLDLVSIIKNKPLPVPIFQGKELNLHPIFVQVTCRGGIRKVVLERRMQELCAALAANLSAGVLYKMYMKWLYDLESWFFDSPHSEYLQTSSTSFARGHLMQGLLGGQPSSQRIQASAPYRNPASVNTNRQSTSLQAGFDFGLTCHLNSSSSRPCPMPGVIGGQPSSSNLDSAVANNNRLWITEPSAYDYDSDFEYNLDFDFASPDHPFSSLPKPHPIQGLIGGQPSEQGHTSLADLNSAIANDQITFIDDALPGTTSRDFADNTQDFSPADEQSSYVSSDWVPIEWEVQPEVPVPDVYSTDPSHNERNMVGSTESRDGNYEKGASSTGTVTSISAEQQPSNDRKPEIPNKETPPTYVPTRPGQEKTANQSVRLQPS; this is encoded by the exons ATGTTCTTTGTTGGATCTTTTCCTTCTCTAGTTCTAAATCAACTAAGTTTCTTGAATAAGCAATCGTTTCTGGGTTCTTCTTATTTGCTTGGTTTATTGGACATAAGATTACAAGGACCAATGGCTCACAATGATCAAGGTGAAGATGATAAACGAATCAGAGTCCGAGGCCAAGGTCGAGGTCGAGGTCGCCCACGCAAAAGGAAGCAACCTGAAGCATCTCACTTTTCAACGTCTACTCTACCAACAGACTATAACAATACGTCCAATTCTTGGAGTAAGAATTATCGTTATGGAACAACCTTTCTTGGTGCCCCCTCTTTGGCAAACCAACTGTCATTTAAGACTGCTTGCACTATATGCAAGGAGGAGATGGACTCTCCTATGATTTGCATCAACACTGATTTTCTATGCCCTTCCTGCAATCACTGCTTTTTGGCTTCAATCAAATCTTCAGTTTCGCAAAATCCACAACCAAAGGTTCCGCCACCTCTCTCTTCAACTATCTTCCGAAGCCAATTTCTTGAAATAATGAATCATCCCTACAGCACAGATTTACCGGTGTACAGTTTATATGATCAATATAAACTTGCACTGAAAGATCCACGTTTCTTCCGTATCATGCTGGACCTTGTATCTATTATAAAAAACAAACCTCTCCC AGTTCCTATATTCCAGGGAAAGGAACTCAACTTGCATCCGATTTTCGTCCAAGTTACTTGTCGAGGTGGCATACGTAAG GTTGTTCTGGAACGAAGAATGCAAGAATTGTGCGCTGCACTTGCTGCAAATTTAAGTGCTGGGGTcttatataaaatgtatatgaaatggttgtatGACTTGGAATCCTGGTTCTTTGATTCCCCTCATAGTGAGTATTTACAAACTTCTTCAACTTCATTTGCAAGAGGACATCTCATGCAAGGGTTACTAGGAGGACAACCATCATCACAACGAATACAAGCATCAGCTCCATATAGAAATCCAGCATCAGTGAATACCAATAGGCAGTCGACTAGCTTGCAGGCTGGTTTCGACTTCGGTTTGACATGCCATCTGAATAGTTCATCTTCCAGACCATGTCCAATGCCAGGGGTGATAGGAGGACAACCATCATCTTCAAATTTGGATTCAGCAGTAGCAAATAACAATCGGCTCTGGATTACTGAACCCTCCGCCTATGATTACGACTCTGATTTCGAGTacaatttggattttgatttcgCTTCACCAGATCATCCTTTCAGTTCTCTTCCCAAACCACATCCGATACAAGGATTGATAGGAGGACAACCATCAGAACAAGGTCATACATCATTAGCAGATCTCAATTCAGCAATTGCCAATGATCAGATAACTTTCATTGATGATG CACTACCAGGTACTACATCTCGAGACTTTGCAGACAATACTCAAGACTTTTCCCCTGCTG ATGAGCAAAGTTCATATGTGAGCTCGGATTGGGTTCCAATTGAATGGGAAGTTCAGCCTGAGGTCCCAGTCCCAGATGTATATTCCACAG ATCCATCTCATAATGAGCggaatatggtgggatcaaccgAAAGCAGGGATGGCAACTATGAGAAAGGAGCTTCATCAACAGGTACTGTCACCAGCATCAGCGCTGAACAGCAGCCAAGTAATGACAGAAAACCAGAAATTCCCAACAAGGAAACTCCTCCGACGTATGTTCCTACCCGACCTGGACAAGAAAAGACGGCAAACCAGAGTGTGAGATTACAACCTTCATAG
- the LOC121223781 gene encoding uncharacterized protein isoform X1, with translation MFFVGSFPSLVLNQLSFLNKQSFLGSSYLLGLLDIRLQGPMAHNDQGEDDKRIRVRGQGRGRGRPRKRKQPEASHFSTSTLPTDYNNTSNSWSKNYRYGTTFLGAPSLANQLSFKTACTICKEEMDSPMICINTDFLCPSCNHCFLASIKSSVSQNPQPKVPPPLSSTIFRSQFLEIMNHPYSTDLPVYSLYDQYKLALKDPRFFRIMLDLVSIIKNKPLPVPIFQGKELNLHPIFVQVTCRGGIRKVVLERRMQELCAALAANLSAGVLYKMYMKWLYDLESWFFDSPHSEYLQTSSTSFARGHLMQGLLGGQPSSQRIQASAPYRNPASVNTNRQSTSLQAGFDFGLTCHLNSSSSRPCPMPGVIGGQPSSSNLDSAVANNNRLWITEPSAYDYDSDFEYNLDFDFASPDHPFSSLPKPHPIQGLIGGQPSEQGHTSLADLNSAIANDQITFIDDALPGTTSRDFADNTQDFSPADEQSSYVSSDWVPIEWEVQPEVPVPDVYSTGIHGSTPGIDPSHNERNMVGSTESRDGNYEKGASSTGTVTSISAEQQPSNDRKPEIPNKETPPTYVPTRPGQEKTANQSVRLQPS, from the exons ATGTTCTTTGTTGGATCTTTTCCTTCTCTAGTTCTAAATCAACTAAGTTTCTTGAATAAGCAATCGTTTCTGGGTTCTTCTTATTTGCTTGGTTTATTGGACATAAGATTACAAGGACCAATGGCTCACAATGATCAAGGTGAAGATGATAAACGAATCAGAGTCCGAGGCCAAGGTCGAGGTCGAGGTCGCCCACGCAAAAGGAAGCAACCTGAAGCATCTCACTTTTCAACGTCTACTCTACCAACAGACTATAACAATACGTCCAATTCTTGGAGTAAGAATTATCGTTATGGAACAACCTTTCTTGGTGCCCCCTCTTTGGCAAACCAACTGTCATTTAAGACTGCTTGCACTATATGCAAGGAGGAGATGGACTCTCCTATGATTTGCATCAACACTGATTTTCTATGCCCTTCCTGCAATCACTGCTTTTTGGCTTCAATCAAATCTTCAGTTTCGCAAAATCCACAACCAAAGGTTCCGCCACCTCTCTCTTCAACTATCTTCCGAAGCCAATTTCTTGAAATAATGAATCATCCCTACAGCACAGATTTACCGGTGTACAGTTTATATGATCAATATAAACTTGCACTGAAAGATCCACGTTTCTTCCGTATCATGCTGGACCTTGTATCTATTATAAAAAACAAACCTCTCCC AGTTCCTATATTCCAGGGAAAGGAACTCAACTTGCATCCGATTTTCGTCCAAGTTACTTGTCGAGGTGGCATACGTAAG GTTGTTCTGGAACGAAGAATGCAAGAATTGTGCGCTGCACTTGCTGCAAATTTAAGTGCTGGGGTcttatataaaatgtatatgaaatggttgtatGACTTGGAATCCTGGTTCTTTGATTCCCCTCATAGTGAGTATTTACAAACTTCTTCAACTTCATTTGCAAGAGGACATCTCATGCAAGGGTTACTAGGAGGACAACCATCATCACAACGAATACAAGCATCAGCTCCATATAGAAATCCAGCATCAGTGAATACCAATAGGCAGTCGACTAGCTTGCAGGCTGGTTTCGACTTCGGTTTGACATGCCATCTGAATAGTTCATCTTCCAGACCATGTCCAATGCCAGGGGTGATAGGAGGACAACCATCATCTTCAAATTTGGATTCAGCAGTAGCAAATAACAATCGGCTCTGGATTACTGAACCCTCCGCCTATGATTACGACTCTGATTTCGAGTacaatttggattttgatttcgCTTCACCAGATCATCCTTTCAGTTCTCTTCCCAAACCACATCCGATACAAGGATTGATAGGAGGACAACCATCAGAACAAGGTCATACATCATTAGCAGATCTCAATTCAGCAATTGCCAATGATCAGATAACTTTCATTGATGATG CACTACCAGGTACTACATCTCGAGACTTTGCAGACAATACTCAAGACTTTTCCCCTGCTG ATGAGCAAAGTTCATATGTGAGCTCGGATTGGGTTCCAATTGAATGGGAAGTTCAGCCTGAGGTCCCAGTCCCAGATGTATATTCCACAGGTATCCATGGGAGCACCCCAGGCATTG ATCCATCTCATAATGAGCggaatatggtgggatcaaccgAAAGCAGGGATGGCAACTATGAGAAAGGAGCTTCATCAACAGGTACTGTCACCAGCATCAGCGCTGAACAGCAGCCAAGTAATGACAGAAAACCAGAAATTCCCAACAAGGAAACTCCTCCGACGTATGTTCCTACCCGACCTGGACAAGAAAAGACGGCAAACCAGAGTGTGAGATTACAACCTTCATAG